DNA sequence from the Daphnia pulex isolate KAP4 chromosome 8, ASM2113471v1 genome:
catttatttgacGACGCGAAAGCAGACGGGAGGTTTCTTCATAGAGTGCGGAGCGGCTGACGGAGAAAGCAGTTCAAACACCCTCTACATGGAACGATACCTCGATTGGCAAGGCGTTTTGATTGAAGCTGATCGGAAATTTTACGATCGACTCTTGACTCGGAAGAGGAAATCATACGCCCTCCACGTTTGCCTGAGTCTCAAACCCCACCCAACAACCGTAATATATAATAACTGTAGAGTTATATACAATATTACAGCTGCTGAGGCTATAAAATAtctttatataatatagcctattatataataatatattcatAAAATTAGAACAAGATTGTTACCCTAATCTATGACTCAAAGTTTTTCCACTTGGTTGGTCCTactaaaatgaatttcaaagaTGACGAGAGGATTAGTTAGCATGAtatgtagttgttgttgttccagcaCAACGCACATACTGATGATTgacagtattctggtcttttcatttttgattgttAGAGTCAGCAGATGAAAAATACGAATTTAATATTTGTACCATAGATCTGTCGTTAAATCACATATTTCCTCTtcttaaaaatgtgaaaatttgtttgttagttaAGTTgtgcaattgtttttttgcaaaattgtTATCAATTTCAGAAGTGGAATAGCAAACGAATCAAAGTGCctgttatatatttatattctgCGGTACTGAGAATATATAAGTTAATATGCATGAGATATAATACAAATTAAATGCTTATAGGATAGGTTTGTTGAAGCAGTTTATCGCGAAAGGTTAGAGGCTGTTGAGATGTTGATGTAGGATAAGAtactttaaaatcaattaatacTTCATctatttaagatttttttaaagaaacaaacaacaaacttcaagaaaaatgtttaaaaatgaatgtgaTTAAAGTAAAGGCCATAAAATggtaagaaaatgatgaatttaaaaaagacataGCCATTACTGGTGCAACTTGAGCAAAACAATggcaaactaaaaaatatttcaaagggTGGAATAAAGCAGCAGAAACGTGGAAAGCAAATCGGCTAGTTACGACCCTCTTGTCGTAAACCTTTGCTGTCTAATATATGTAATAAAAATCTGTTTGGTGTCAAGTCTGATGATTAATTCGTCTTTGGTTATCTTACCCATCTCATTTAAAGTTCCCTTACTGtattcattaaatatttttgactgCCGAATAGTCTTTATACTCTTTTCGTGAAACTTTTCTTGGAGAAGGAATTGAAATGGGGAAAGCATGCGATTTAACTTAGTTAGGGAAAAGTGAAATTCTCAGTTTGTGAGAGGGCTATTCTAGTTTACTTTAGAACTCCAAAACTGTATGCCGGAGTGTGTGTGCTTTAAAAAACCGTTATAGATAATTTTGATACAAGGAAAACTTGTCATCGGCCGTAATGGTAACTGTGTTAATGTTTAGCGCAAAATATCAGTTAGCATTGCCGCGTTATTCACATTTATTGCCGAAAAGAAGTCGAAGAAAGGTCAATATAGGAGATCAATCTAGCGGTAAAAAATCTCATTTATTTAGGGGTAGAAGAATATTCATGGGACCTTGAACCTTCCATAAATGTCTGCTTGGCCACAActtcaatttgaattcaatcgcATTTAACTTTCCCTAATACATAGAAGAGGTGAAGGCTATGCGTCACATAGGCCTACAGCTATTAGCCAAGCTGACGGAGTAGATAGTCATAGCCTTCTGTGTTTCCAGTCATTTATCGCTCtgagggaaaaaattgaaactcgtAGGGGAAATCTAAgggtacaaaaaaaaaattccgcgcGAAACTCCTTAAGAACTATCTTGCGCGGGTTAAAACACCAAAATTTTAAGGGGTAGATTCAATACTTGACGGGGGTCTCTATAAGGATCTGCAACTAGGCAATTAAACTGTTATTGTCGGTCGTAACAACAACACTAACGCCACTTACAATGgctttattgaaatttaaagaagaatattATCATTTATGTTGTTGATTACGAATAACATTCAAATAAGATTACCAGAGTTTTTACAACTCTGCAATCAGCAACGAAATTTAGATTggaattcttatttcttttcccaataaaaataaatagcgtCAGTAACTCCAGTGACACGCAAGACATCCGTTCTGAAATTTAAAGGAAAATatgttaaataataattgaccAAAAATGATAGCAAAATACTAAACACCGAAGTCTCTCAAATCTGAGTAAAAATTCAGTGGTTTTGACATCCTTTGCTTATATTGAATGTTTATACAcgatataataggaaaggtaCACTCTCGGCTATCCCCAAGACCGGCGGGTGTTTAGTAAAGGGTCCCAAAATTCCCCGCCAGGTTCTCTAGGTTAGGAGGCCCCTCGCCTCTCGGGGGTATAGCAAAAATAGGGGTTTTTCGTTCGTAAACTATAAAATTACGAATCAATGGATTCAGAAATTGGTTTCATTTAAGCTTTATTGAATTCCCTATCCATTAAAACCTAATTCATCTAGATTAGACAATTTAATATATGTTAAATTCCTGATTGAAATTcgcattttttggaaaattgcgccaaaaaaattttaaaatattaaaaatgaatttaaaaattcattaaaatagaataaacaaaaatcaacaataaaaaatacatttgatttgatttttttggcgcaattttccaaaaaatgcgAATTTCAATCACGAATTACCAATTTCGGCCGCTTTTAACACGGCATCTTATGGCGCTACGCgtctttagtttttattttttttattagcaacCTTGTTGCTGTAAtcataagatttttttttttttttttttggggggaggggggttttGAATCAAAACtgggaacaagaagaaaaatacgccACCCCTTTATGTCCATTTCCCTACCCCCTGGAACTTGCGCCAACTGTACCAATTTCGCCGAGCGAAAGTTGGGGCAGTTGCCGTGCTTTTCTTATGGCGCTGCTCAAAATAGGgccctgttttttttaaatctcaaaaAATAGCCGCTAGACTTAAGCTTGACGTTTAagggatatttaattttacgtTCAATTTACGCTTACGCCAGGCAATTTTTGCTTATTGACgcgctaaataaaaaatacataagtGTGATTATCCCGTTTATCCGTTGCTGGCGCTGACGTCTATGAGAATGTTAATTCTCCCTCCGCTAGATGTCAGCACAACTTGACAAAATAGCATGAAAAATAGCGCCGGAAAATAGCTAGGTGCTGAAGACACGAGAAGAGACTGCGCCCGCTGAAACCAACGGAAGTGTCCAGCCTTTTTTCAGTAGAGCCACAGACATTCTTCAGGCTAAACGTAGTAGAACTAAAGCTGATCTTTTCCAAATACTAATGatcattaaaagaaatgcatgcattgattgaaaaatttattgattcaattgcaaaaataaatagcaagcattatcttatcttatctttatcttatctttaaaaaaaacagataaagaTAATGTGCAAACTTATCTTTATCTTATCTGAAATTTATcttatctttatctttttttttgggggggggggaatatcTTATCTGAGCGGTAGCAAAACAGGTGCTATCTTATAAGATAACGAAAAATCGAAAGACACGTTACACTTATTACAATATACTTCTGTGTgttgaaaaaagcaaacagGCAATGTTGCGAAAAGCGCATAGGCAATGTTGCGAAGgtggaaattttaaaagaattcgaATTGCAATCACGAATTTAACATATAAAATATTGACTAATCTACATGAATTTAGGATAGGGAATCAAATTAAgcttaaattaaatcaatttttggaCACATTGATTAGTAATTTTATCGATTACGAACGAAAAACCCCTATTCTTATTATACCTCTGATAGGTGATCGGCCTGATAACCTAGCGAACCTGGCGAGGAATCTTGGGACCCTTTGCTATCCTTACTACTTTTACCTTTTACCGCcggtctttcttttttaaataaacattttagaattttttccttaacattaataacatgaactttgtaaaacaaacaattctacacccaatataaaatttttaaagttaaaaagatatacattaaattgaattgggctttttgaaaaaaaatctaattaaatggtaattcttcattcaaattttttagaatgacactatgaaataaagaaacaaagcaaaagCACACCAAGCGggtcttttaatttttgtcttttttattttaggctGTCCCAAGGTGGGAATATAACCATCCAATatggcaacctcgaaccactctataGGAGGAGGTGGTAGAGGCAGGCCGTAAGGCATTGTGACAGCTTTCTCCCACCTGGGAGAGGGGAGTGGGCCGAAGAGGGGGAGTGCGGACGTGCCAGAGTAGAGGTTACATATTGCGATTGCTGTTAGCACTTTAATAGGCCTATTTTCCTTCAAAACCCCCAGATGTCATTATGTGttgtaacttttttgtttatgcCAGCCGCTAGAGGGCGGGGGCAGGGAGACCGATACAGCAAAGTGAGGTCTCCCACTTCTTTTTGATGCGCCGAGCCGAGCGGGCTCGAACCTATCAAACGAACacgacaaaattaattttcctgTCACACCGTTGCACGCACAACCGTCACAGAGCTTTCAACATCTATTTCCATGTCAATGAATcgaacccaaaacaaaatgtaaactgTCTCTGGGATAACATAATGAGAATTAGTATGAATAATGAGTCAATCAATAATCAATCATCAATCAGTTTTCCTTCGCTGGACACAATCTTGAGCTCGTCATTGAGCAATTTACACCCAAACGTGTTTCCGAATCGTCTTCggcatcattttttttccatacttCTCTTTCAGCATTCTCCTGAAATGTGCTGAGACAAGGTCTGTGACATTGACAATATGTTGCCCGCCTTTGGTTGtagcaaatttattttcaaacgatGTATAACTCCACGAGTACAAGCCGCAATTTTAACAACTCGCcaggagaaaaaaactaaaatatctTCATCCACAGCATCCATCTACCAAAAACataaatgtaatttgtttaaataaatataacatTTCTCGAAGATGTTTTCTTAAAACTTTCCCAAATCGAAGGAGAAGTACGTGATTTCTGTGTAACTTGGTCCAAAATAAGTACGAATCTCGGGAATATCAGCTTTAGTCATGTTGTATCTCCATTTAGCTGTTTGAATTGTTTCCCCGGTTATTAATAGAgccaagtttttatttttattttatttttccaattatATCTGGATCTCAAGGTTGAGAGTATACATAAATTTATTGCTTCTTTGCAATTTGTACCTATATTAACAGCCATGTGGTAGGCACCAGGGAATTTTAAGACATATATTTCCCGACTTCTTGTTTGATACAATCAAACGGAATTGGTGGGTCAGCCGCCCTCAGCACTTGTGGCATCACCAAGAAGCTCTTGTGACTAGAAAGGAAAAGGAGTAAAAAATGGCAACTGAAATCTCTACTAAGCAGGAGTAGTAATGTACAAAATCAAGTTACTTACCATTCGAAGTGGTCACATTTTCTACCTTTCACCTTTTAATTATACTCTTCCGGGTACAGCTTTTTTTAAGTAGTTTcaataaacattttctgtACCGAGCAggaatactaaaaaaaaaaaaatgaaaaaaaaattgattgattatgtttttaaataaaagaaattgtttgcaaatttaaaaaatatttacatgaTCCAGTACTTCGGTTTACCGTCATGCAAAAAATTTACACTAGACAAATTAAGGTTTTCAACATGAATGCCCGTGTAAAATTGTGCCAGCCCAATCAATAGTTGGGGGGAGTTTACACCAGACATCTTTGTGTTGCAGGATCTTTCaaataaggaagaaaagtattttttaaatttgaaagatACCTGGAAAAGTTAATACCAAAAGAAACTTAGTCATGatatatcaataaaaaatattaaaccaattaatttttagaCATGAAAACTCACCAAAAATTGTCTCCTTTTAGAAATAGGATCGCATCCTTATCGACTAAATATTCCGGGAAAGGCTTTTTGGGAGCCAAGCCTTTTCCTATTGCTTCTTcgtagaaaagtaaaaataaaccttTCCAATTAGTGTTTGTAGGCCCCAAACTGCCGAATCCTGTTTTGAACAGCGATATGGCAAATATCCTTTTGCCATAAACTGGCCCAGCGCCACACCTCTGCTTCTTTCAATCATTGTACTTCTGAAAAACACCTTCGGCCTTCTTTTCATACTCTTTCTTTAGTGGATGGAAAGAAGACTTCAAAATATGGATTAGGAGATCAAAagtgttttcttgtttttaggGGGTTAGGGATGATCAAAATACCCCCACTTTcatgtaaatgttttttataaGCCTTGCTGATAAATTTGGGAAAGTTTCCCATTTCGGCAGCTGTAGGCCAGAGGTCACGGCGTCGTGATCACAGACAGctattaaaatcaaatatggaaaacacaaaatttttttccaaatgaactaaaaaaataacttagaAATCGAGGAAAACAGAGGAACAGGCACATATATATAAGgattatataaataatataaatataagtatatatataaggatGTCATAAAATATGTCACCAATATAGACATGCAAattaaaaagacaaataaataaatggtacTCACGGACACTTGCAAGATGATCCCGTAAGGTTTTCCCCTTTCTGGAATCCAACCAATCCTTTCGCTCTGAACAGACCTTAAAGGAGTgctgtatttttttacaaaaaaaaatgcgtcCACTTTTGCGGTAATGGGAGCCTTTTCGTTCTCTTCGCGTGATTCCTTTGTGCAGTTTTCCGCCGTCTACGCACATTATGTTTCGCACCTAAaataacaagttgaaaaacaaaaacaaaaatggaataaataagGGAGACACACAATAAGATGGTCACActctccggatacagcattctTAGCAGTTCTAATACGGCTTTTCCGTGCCGAGCAGGAacacttgaaaataaaaaacatggaaaagaacaacacaaataaatattttactttggtataattacttaattagtaacaattttttttaaggcttaaaaaaattacataatcCAATACTTGGCATAACCTTCATGGAAAAAATTGACGCTTGCtaagttaaaattttccaCATGAATTCCTGTGTAGCTCTAAGCCGGCCCTATGAACAATTGTGGGGAATTTACTCCAGACATCTCTGAGGTAGGGTCTTTAAGATACGATAGAAAAGTTGCTTTTAAATTGGGAAGATACCTGGTAAAGGGATTTCCGCGGGAAAATTAGTCATGAAACACTAAATTATAtacaaacaataaataatgacaattcattaaaataataaataaatttaacttttgGACATGAATGAATTTTAAGTCTCACCAAAATatattaatgttatttgaaactCAACAAAAATTCTCGCCATTGGGAAACAGAATCGCGTTCTTATCCACTACATATTCGGGATATGGTTTATTTGGAGCCgtgtctttttttctgctaCATCGTTGAACAATAGAAATAATCCTCTCCAATTTGTGTCCTTGGGCCCCAGACTGCCGAATCCTGTTTTGTACAGCAAGGGCTTGACTACTTTCGCCATAAATTGTCCCATCACCACACTATTGATGGGGGTGTCATGGTACTTCTGTACAAAATTCAGCTTTCTTCTGATATTCTTGCTGTAGTGGTTTTACTGTAGCCTTCAGAATATGGCCTAagagattaaaatttttctactGCTTGTGGGAAGGGGGGATGATCAATATCCCCCCACTGTATTGCGAATGTGTTTTTGAGCCTTCCTCACATATTCAGTAAAATTCTTCACTTCAGCAGCTTTAGGCCTGTATGTTACGGCGTCATGATCGCAGACAGCTACTAAAAtcttaaatgaaaacaaaaaaaacaatttaaattgtgaaatgACCTTTGGTCATTTCCGCAATCAAAgactaaaaaagaatattcaaCAACACGCTACTCAAGTTTACTTCAACTCCTCTAAAGTTGTGCTGCGGGTTACTCAGGTTGAGGAAAAGGTGGGTTGGTCACAGGTTGGGATGTTCTAGGCGCCCAAGAAAGAGGAAGGACGATAGGCTACTCGAAAACCACAGCTTCGCGTATTCCCAATCAAGCCGTAGATATGGATCTACTTCTGATACCCAGAGTACTCGTATGCGACTTCATGGACATCACCCCAACCAGCCGTCATACGGTTTCTTATAACCGTGGATCATAATcggtatttttcaaaatattattgtGCAGTGCTGATAGCTGATCTACCCGTTCAGAACTTCGTACTTGTCACGGTCACCGTCCTTTTCCTTCTGGGCGTTTGGTCTCGGTAACCTATCGGCCTGCACTCTGTCGCGTCTTACTACTTCTGCTTTGAGGGCTTCTCCAGTAAGCTCCTCTTCATCGTTCTTGTCAATCGGGTCGAACTCTTCGAGGCTGGCCGGAGCTGGTGCTTTTGCTTCCAGCATTTTTTGTGTACGTGTCGGGGTCTCACACCCCTCGTCTGTGCAACATTTGTCGGGCGATTTTTGCTCTTACAATCGAGGGCTATGAAAGCATTTCACATCTATACATCAGTAAACAAATCTTTTGCTTGGTgtgcattttgaaaattgaaaagtgtAACAATCAGCTTTTCGAGAAACAGAGGAAAaggcagaaaataaaaatccagaaGGCTGATGCAGAGATGGTTGATATCCTATTTTCCCAACATTCTCGCAAGCAGCATTAAACGTTACGTCACGCCACAATCGTTGAGCTGAAAAGAACAGCTCCTTTGTTAATActaagtaaataaaatgtcaatttatttttgatttttaa
Encoded proteins:
- the LOC124200545 gene encoding uncharacterized protein LOC124200545; the protein is MAIFTIDIDALQQDHPCLIDAIRRGYLQNPAPPGTPLNLDHPDVVDPSAIQSKVILPLQNKTGGFFIECGAADGESSSNTLYMERYLDWQGVLIEADRKFYDRLLTRKRKSYALHVCLSLKPHPTTDRFVEAVYRERLEAVEMLM